The following proteins come from a genomic window of Emys orbicularis isolate rEmyOrb1 chromosome 25, rEmyOrb1.hap1, whole genome shotgun sequence:
- the LIMD2 gene encoding LIM domain-containing protein 2, translating to MFQAKGPASATSTHEAKSNSGGSTVQRSKSFSLKAQVKEMCAACQKPVYPMERLVADKFVFHNACFCCKHCHAKLSLGSYAALHGEFYCKPHFQQLFKSKGNYDEGFGRKQHKELWVHKEVESGTKSA from the exons ATGTTCCAGGCCAAGGGACCAGCCAGCGCGACCTCCACTCAC GAGGCAAAGAGCAACTCTGGAGGCAGCACGGTGCAGCGTTCCAAG TCGTTCAGCCTGAAAGCCCAGGTGAAGGAGATGTGCGCGGCCTGCCAAAAACCCGTCTACCCCATGGAGCGGCTGGTGGCTGATAAGTTCGTCTTTCATAACGCCTGCTTCTGCTGCAAGCACTGCCATGCCAAGCTCAG CCTGGGCAGCTACGCGGCGCTGCACGGCGAGTTCTACTGCAAgccccacttccagcagctgTTCAAGAGCAAAGGCAACTACGACGAGGGGTTCGGGCGCAAGCAGCACAAGGAGCTGTGGGTGCACAAGGAGGTGGAGAGCGGGACCAAGTCGGCGTGA